The following coding sequences are from one Zalophus californianus isolate mZalCal1 chromosome 5, mZalCal1.pri.v2, whole genome shotgun sequence window:
- the LOC113929477 gene encoding cytochrome b-c1 complex subunit 7, with protein MASRPAVAASSRWLEGIRKWYYNAAGFNKLGLMRDDTIYENDDVKEAIRRLPENLYNDRMFRIKRALDLTMRHQILPKEQWTKYEEDKFYLEPYLKEVIRERKEREEWAKK; from the coding sequence ATGGCGAGCAGGCCTGCCGTTGCAGCATCAAGCCGGTGGCTGGAGGGTATTCGAAAATGGTACTACAATGCTGCAGGGTTCAATAAACTGGGGTTAATGAGAGATGATACAATATATGAGAATGATGATGTGAAAGAGGCCATAAGAAGGCTTCCTGAGAACCTTTATAATGACAGGATGTTTCGCATTAAGAGAGCACTGGACCTGACCATGAGGCATCAGATCTTGCCTAAAGAGCAGTGGACAAAATATGAGGAGGATAAATTCTACCTTGAACCATATCTGAAAGAAGTTATtcgggaaagaaaagagagagaagaatgggcAAAGAAATAA